In Bernardetia sp., a genomic segment contains:
- a CDS encoding AAA family ATPase, with protein sequence MYNSDKEAADALSQYYKELKQEISKVIVGQHETVELLLTSIFSQGHCLLIGVPGLAKTLLISTLSQVLDLDFSRIQFTPDLMPSDIVGAETLDKDRNLKFVKGAIFSNIILADEINRTPPKTQAALLESMQEYAVTIAGVKHDLPRPFFVLATQNPIEQEGTYPLPEAQLDRFMCSVYLGYPSFEEEVQVVTNTTTSEKPTLNKIISAEQIIYFQQLIRRAPVAQNVIEYAVNLVHKTRPRTERSTDDTNNYLDWGAGPRASQYLVLGAKCHALLNGKYSPDIEDVKAIAIAVLRHRIVRNFKAEAENITVEDLIQKLW encoded by the coding sequence ATGTATAATTCCGACAAAGAAGCAGCCGACGCACTAAGCCAGTATTACAAAGAATTAAAACAAGAAATTTCGAAAGTAATTGTCGGACAACACGAAACTGTTGAGCTACTCCTTACCAGTATTTTTTCACAAGGGCATTGTCTCTTGATTGGTGTGCCAGGGCTTGCCAAAACCCTTCTTATCAGTACACTTTCACAAGTTTTGGATTTAGATTTTAGTCGTATTCAGTTTACGCCAGACCTTATGCCTTCTGATATTGTAGGCGCAGAAACGCTAGACAAAGACCGTAATTTGAAGTTTGTAAAGGGAGCAATTTTTTCAAATATTATTTTAGCAGATGAGATAAATCGTACACCTCCCAAAACGCAGGCTGCTCTTTTAGAATCCATGCAAGAATATGCTGTTACGATTGCTGGTGTAAAACACGATTTGCCACGTCCATTTTTTGTATTGGCAACTCAAAACCCTATCGAACAAGAAGGAACATATCCACTACCAGAAGCACAGTTAGACCGTTTTATGTGTAGTGTTTATTTGGGTTATCCGTCTTTTGAAGAAGAAGTACAGGTTGTTACCAATACTACGACGAGCGAAAAGCCTACACTCAACAAAATCATTTCAGCAGAACAGATTATCTATTTTCAGCAGCTTATTCGCCGTGCACCAGTTGCTCAAAATGTGATTGAGTATGCTGTAAACTTGGTTCATAAAACTCGTCCAAGAACAGAACGTTCGACAGATGATACTAATAATTATTTAGATTGGGGAGCAGGACCAAGAGCTTCACAATATTTAGTTTTGGGAGCAAAATGTCATGCTCTTTTGAATGGAAAATATTCGCCAGATATTGAAGATGTAAAAGCAATTGCGATTGCTGTCTTGAGGCATAGAATTGTGCGAAACTTCAAAGCTGAAGCCGAAAATATTACAGTAGAAGATTTGATTCAAAAACTTTGGTAA